One segment of Zhihengliuella halotolerans DNA contains the following:
- the rsmI gene encoding 16S rRNA (cytidine(1402)-2'-O)-methyltransferase — protein sequence MVPGSGTIVLAATPIGNLSDASPRLIELMRTAHVVAAEDTRRLLHLANALGVRIPGRIVSYHEHNEASRIAELLETVQAGATLLVVSDAGMPAVSDPGFRLVEAAVAADVAVTAVPGPSAVLTALSLSGLPTDRFTFEGFLPRKTGDRAARLADLADERRTMVFFEAPHRLAAMLRALAEAFGSSRQAAVARELTKMHEEVRRGPLDALVVWAEEGVRGEIAVVVSGKTEADAEDDVDHVAAVQAMMDSGVRLKDAVAAVAERDRISKRELYAAVVAARQ from the coding sequence TTGGTGCCCGGGAGCGGGACGATCGTGCTCGCCGCGACCCCGATCGGCAACCTCTCTGACGCCTCGCCGCGGCTCATCGAGCTGATGCGCACGGCCCACGTGGTCGCCGCGGAGGACACTCGGCGCCTGCTGCACCTGGCCAACGCGCTCGGCGTGCGCATCCCGGGGCGGATCGTCAGCTACCACGAGCACAACGAGGCCTCCCGGATCGCCGAGCTGCTCGAGACCGTGCAGGCCGGTGCGACCTTGCTCGTCGTCTCCGACGCGGGCATGCCGGCCGTCTCCGACCCGGGTTTCCGGCTCGTCGAGGCCGCCGTCGCCGCCGATGTCGCGGTGACCGCAGTGCCCGGCCCGTCCGCCGTGCTGACCGCGCTCTCGCTTTCGGGTCTGCCGACCGACCGTTTCACATTCGAGGGTTTCCTGCCCCGCAAGACGGGGGACCGCGCCGCCCGCCTCGCGGATCTGGCCGACGAGCGCCGCACGATGGTCTTCTTTGAGGCGCCGCACCGGCTCGCGGCCATGCTGCGCGCGCTCGCCGAGGCCTTCGGTTCCTCGCGGCAGGCCGCCGTCGCCCGCGAGCTGACCAAGATGCACGAGGAGGTCCGGCGCGGCCCGCTCGACGCGCTCGTCGTCTGGGCGGAGGAGGGCGTGCGCGGTGAGATCGCCGTCGTCGTCTCCGGGAAGACAGAGGCGGATGCCGAGGACGACGTCGACCATGTGGCCGCTGTCCAGGCGATGATGGATTCGGGCGTGCGGCTCAAGGATGCCGTCGCCGCCGTCGCCGAGCGGGACCGCATCTCGAAGCGGGAGCTCTACGCCGCCGTCGTCGCCGCCCGCCAATAA
- a CDS encoding resuscitation-promoting factor, with the protein MKNAFRNRWVKVAAQAVVLAALIVGVVSYVGASKTLAVTVDGETQSVTTFGSTVSDALAASDIEVADRDEVTPALDAAIEDGTEISVNRHKSVELVVDGEQRTVGTTGVTVADVLAQLGLEKDADVSEGIDMELASLSSAIEIQTPKDITFVVGGEDEKFTTTATTVEEALAEAEVQVGDDDIVGPKDLSTEVRDGMKIRVIRVSTETRSETKAIAHEVKKVNDSSIDKGETKVETKGKNGERELTHEVVLHNGEVESSKLVADEVVTEPVTEVVKVGTRVEEKAATSSSSSSSSSSSSGGGTTASGPNSGTWAALAKCESGGNWSINTGNGYYGGLQFSASSWAAVGGTQYAPLPHQATPSQQIAAAERLRANGGWGHWPSCSAKLGLR; encoded by the coding sequence ATGAAGAACGCTTTTCGGAACCGCTGGGTGAAGGTCGCGGCCCAGGCCGTGGTCCTCGCCGCACTGATCGTCGGCGTCGTCTCCTATGTCGGAGCCTCCAAGACCCTCGCCGTGACCGTCGACGGTGAAACCCAGTCGGTCACGACCTTCGGCAGCACCGTCTCCGACGCCCTGGCCGCCTCGGACATCGAGGTCGCGGACCGCGATGAGGTCACGCCCGCTCTCGACGCCGCCATCGAGGACGGCACCGAGATCTCCGTCAACCGCCACAAGAGCGTCGAGCTCGTCGTGGACGGCGAGCAGCGCACTGTTGGCACGACCGGCGTGACCGTCGCCGACGTCTTGGCCCAGCTCGGCCTTGAGAAGGACGCCGATGTCTCCGAAGGCATCGACATGGAGCTCGCCTCGCTGAGCTCCGCCATCGAGATCCAGACCCCGAAGGACATTACGTTCGTCGTCGGCGGCGAGGACGAGAAGTTCACGACGACGGCCACGACCGTCGAAGAGGCACTCGCCGAGGCCGAGGTCCAGGTCGGTGACGACGACATCGTCGGCCCCAAGGACCTCAGCACCGAGGTCCGCGACGGCATGAAGATCCGCGTCATCCGCGTGAGCACCGAGACCCGCTCCGAGACGAAGGCCATCGCCCACGAGGTCAAGAAGGTCAACGACTCCTCGATCGACAAGGGCGAGACCAAGGTCGAGACCAAGGGTAAGAACGGTGAGCGCGAGTTGACCCACGAGGTCGTCCTGCACAACGGCGAGGTCGAGTCGTCCAAGCTCGTCGCCGACGAGGTCGTCACCGAGCCCGTCACGGAGGTCGTCAAGGTCGGCACCCGGGTCGAGGAGAAGGCCGCCACCTCGAGCTCCTCGTCCTCGAGCTCCAGCTCGTCCTCCGGCGGCGGCACGACGGCGTCGGGCCCGAACTCGGGTACGTGGGCCGCACTGGCCAAGTGCGAGTCCGGCGGCAACTGGTCGATCAACACGGGCAACGGCTACTACGGCGGCCTGCAGTTCAGCGCCTCCAGCTGGGCGGCCGTGGGCGGCACGCAGTACGCGCCGCTGCCGCACCAGGCCACCCCGTCGCAGCAGATCGCGGCAGCTGAGCGCCTCCGCGCCAACGGCGGCTGGGGCCACTGGCCCTCCTGCTCCGCGAAGCTCGGCCTGCGCTAG
- a CDS encoding TatD family hydrolase — protein MAAQEARRRRRSEYPPAPEPLPVPVPDNHTHLDARAYRIDVSVADALDTANAVGVPGVVQVGCDVESSRFAVEAAAADPRVLAAVAIHPNDAAPLAEAGGLDAAIAEIDALAAHERVRAVGETGLDYFRTGEEGHGAQRASFEAHLDIAVRRGKAVQIHDRDAHHDVVEVLRAAPRLPEHVVFHCFSGDAELARICNDNGWYMSFAGTVTFKNSTGLHAALAIADPELVLVETDAPYLTPHPYRGRPNAAYMIPYTVRFMAEHLGRDLAELCSVLAGNTRRVYGEF, from the coding sequence CTGGCCGCCCAGGAGGCCCGGCGTCGTCGTCGTTCCGAATATCCCCCGGCACCCGAGCCGCTGCCCGTGCCGGTGCCGGACAACCACACCCACCTGGATGCGCGCGCCTACCGGATCGACGTGTCCGTCGCGGATGCCCTCGACACGGCGAACGCCGTCGGCGTCCCGGGCGTCGTGCAGGTCGGCTGCGATGTGGAGTCCTCGCGGTTCGCCGTCGAGGCCGCGGCCGCCGATCCGCGTGTGCTCGCCGCGGTCGCGATCCACCCGAACGACGCCGCGCCGCTCGCCGAGGCTGGCGGGCTGGATGCGGCGATCGCCGAGATCGACGCCCTGGCCGCCCACGAGCGCGTGCGCGCGGTGGGGGAGACGGGCCTGGACTATTTCCGCACCGGGGAAGAGGGGCACGGCGCCCAGCGCGCATCGTTCGAGGCGCACCTGGACATCGCCGTGCGGCGGGGCAAGGCCGTGCAGATCCACGACCGCGACGCGCACCACGACGTCGTCGAGGTTCTCCGTGCCGCACCGCGGCTGCCCGAGCACGTGGTCTTCCACTGCTTCTCGGGGGACGCGGAGCTGGCGCGAATCTGCAACGACAACGGCTGGTACATGTCATTCGCCGGCACCGTGACGTTCAAGAACTCGACGGGGCTGCACGCCGCGCTCGCCATCGCCGACCCGGAGCTGGTCCTGGTCGAGACGGACGCGCCGTACCTGACGCCTCACCCGTACCGTGGCCGGCCCAATGCCGCCTACATGATCCCCTACACGGTCCGGTTCATGGCCGAGCACCTCGGGCGCGACCTCGCGGAGCTCTGCTCGGTCCTTGCCGGCAACACCCGCCGCGTCTACGGGGAGTTCTAG
- a CDS encoding dolichyl-phosphate-mannose--protein mannosyltransferase, with translation MTRWIQSPEAATSRTPLRERLLGRTAPPWSAVPSAAPLARVSAFATRHAFWLVPALITALAAWLRLVNLSAPHDLIFDETYYVKDAFTLLQSGYERQWPDEGADEAFLAGNPQPLEERSYVVHPPLGKWLIGLGMLAFGADNGLGWRFAPAVAGTLSVLLVYLVGRKLLGSILLGGIAALLTAVDGHHLVMSRTALLDVFTMLFCLAAFYVLLLDRDDGRRRLAAKVAAAAAAADHGRRAGQLLYGPWNAWRPWRILAGVLLGAAVGTKWSALAFVAVFGLMTVLWDVGARRAAGIRHWGVSGLLRDGIPAFFTMIPAAAVTYLTTWTGWLRTAGGYHRQWAEKNPEQAWPLVPDALRSLAEYHRSAYGFHRGLGSDHSWESGPETWLFAGRPVLYHYDSPTAAEGCAFETCSRVVTDLPNPLIWWSAALALLVVAFYWAGARDWRAGAILAGVAAGFVPWWFYPERTMFFFYTISFHPFMMLALAYALGLALGPARAAGPPLLPGTPTGPPLGRLPAVAEASPHDDAATAEAAERRRAGIAVVGVFMALAIALSAFFWPVWTGQTISYEAWHLRVWLPSWG, from the coding sequence GTGACCCGATGGATCCAGTCGCCCGAGGCCGCTACGAGCCGGACCCCGCTGCGCGAGCGGCTGCTCGGCCGCACCGCCCCGCCCTGGTCCGCGGTACCGTCCGCGGCCCCGCTGGCCCGGGTGTCGGCCTTCGCCACCCGCCACGCTTTCTGGCTCGTGCCCGCGCTGATCACAGCCCTGGCCGCCTGGCTTCGACTCGTGAATCTGTCCGCCCCGCACGACCTGATCTTCGACGAGACCTATTACGTCAAGGACGCCTTCACGCTGCTGCAGTCCGGCTACGAGCGGCAGTGGCCCGACGAGGGAGCCGACGAGGCGTTCCTCGCCGGGAACCCGCAGCCGCTCGAGGAACGCTCCTACGTGGTGCACCCTCCCTTGGGCAAGTGGCTGATCGGGCTCGGCATGCTCGCGTTCGGCGCCGACAACGGGCTCGGCTGGCGGTTCGCCCCCGCCGTCGCGGGCACGCTGTCGGTCCTGCTCGTCTACCTCGTGGGCCGGAAGCTGCTCGGTTCGATCCTGCTCGGCGGCATCGCGGCGCTGCTCACCGCCGTCGACGGCCACCACCTCGTCATGTCGCGCACGGCCCTGCTGGACGTCTTCACGATGCTCTTCTGCCTCGCCGCGTTCTACGTGCTGCTCCTCGACCGCGACGACGGCCGCCGGCGCCTCGCCGCGAAGGTCGCCGCGGCCGCCGCGGCCGCCGACCACGGTCGCCGGGCGGGACAACTGCTCTACGGGCCGTGGAACGCGTGGCGGCCGTGGCGGATCCTCGCCGGGGTGCTCCTCGGCGCGGCGGTCGGCACCAAGTGGTCGGCGCTCGCCTTCGTCGCCGTGTTCGGCCTCATGACGGTCTTGTGGGACGTGGGAGCCCGCCGCGCCGCCGGCATCCGGCATTGGGGCGTCTCGGGGCTGCTGCGCGACGGGATCCCGGCGTTCTTCACCATGATCCCGGCCGCGGCCGTGACCTACCTGACCACGTGGACGGGCTGGCTGCGCACTGCTGGCGGCTACCACCGGCAGTGGGCGGAAAAGAACCCCGAGCAGGCGTGGCCGCTCGTGCCGGACGCGCTGCGCTCGCTCGCCGAATACCACCGCAGCGCCTACGGCTTCCACCGCGGCCTCGGCTCCGATCACTCGTGGGAGTCCGGCCCCGAGACCTGGCTCTTCGCCGGGCGCCCGGTCCTCTACCACTACGACTCCCCCACCGCCGCCGAGGGCTGCGCGTTCGAGACGTGCAGCCGCGTCGTGACGGACCTGCCGAACCCGCTGATCTGGTGGTCGGCCGCGCTCGCCCTGCTCGTCGTCGCGTTCTACTGGGCCGGCGCCCGCGACTGGCGCGCCGGGGCGATCCTCGCCGGCGTCGCCGCCGGGTTCGTGCCGTGGTGGTTCTATCCCGAGCGCACGATGTTCTTCTTCTACACGATCTCCTTCCACCCGTTCATGATGCTCGCCCTGGCCTACGCGCTCGGCCTCGCACTCGGACCCGCACGCGCCGCGGGGCCACCCCTGCTGCCGGGCACGCCGACGGGCCCGCCGCTGGGCAGGCTCCCGGCGGTCGCCGAAGCGAGCCCGCACGACGACGCGGCCACCGCGGAGGCGGCCGAACGCCGTCGCGCCGGGATCGCCGTCGTCGGGGTGTTCATGGCTCTGGCCATCGCGCTCTCCGCGTTCTTCTGGCCGGTCTGGACGGGCCAGACGATCAGCTACGAAGCATGGCATCTGCGGGTGTGGCTGCCCAGCTGGGGATAA
- a CDS encoding AMP-dependent synthetase/ligase yields MREARTDLLVELPKSYNTTQLLIDRLNRENADPDSASAIYAAKDGSGQWVEIATPEYVALVRRLAKALIDLGVAPGARVAIMSRTRFEWALVEQAIWFAGAVSVPVYETSSAYQVEWILRDSGARHVFAESAERAAIVEAAVAQLGEDVEIYCFDEAHSVAGGAAAGEATGGVVSVGLTAGSDLALLLAAGARSAVSDTELEAARTSAGYDDVATLVYTSGTTGRAKGCRMTHGNFAGVAVNLVPHMREVVHEGSRTLMFLPLAHVLARAVQQCCVHSGTTVAHGPDVSELMGDMASFRPTFLLAVPRIFEKIRSGALAKAEAAGKGRIFARAEQVAIAVSKHRDAAARGTGAKLPLAVRAQHALFDRILYPKLRAVLGGRARYAISGAGALNDDLAHFFRGAGIQLLEGYGLTESTAPATVNQVGSARVGSVGIPIPGTTVRIAEDSEVLLRGVGIFAGYQDNDEATAAAFTEDGYFATGDLGELDADGFLSITGRKKELIVTAGGKNVSPGPLEELIRASRLVETAVVVGDQRPFIGALISLDRQELPKWAAARGIDLGSAAENPEVLSEIQSAVDAANKTVSHAEGVKKFTIVEHEFTEESGHLTPSMKLKRTAVIETCAEAIEDLYRR; encoded by the coding sequence GTGCGCGAAGCTCGGACCGACCTGCTCGTCGAACTGCCCAAGTCCTACAACACGACCCAGCTCCTCATCGACCGGCTGAACCGCGAGAACGCCGACCCCGACTCCGCGTCGGCGATCTACGCCGCGAAGGACGGCTCCGGCCAGTGGGTCGAGATCGCCACACCCGAGTACGTGGCGCTCGTCCGCCGCCTCGCCAAGGCCTTGATCGACCTCGGCGTGGCCCCGGGGGCGCGGGTCGCGATCATGTCCCGGACCCGCTTCGAGTGGGCGCTCGTCGAGCAGGCGATCTGGTTCGCCGGCGCGGTCAGCGTGCCCGTGTACGAGACGAGCTCCGCCTACCAGGTGGAGTGGATCCTGCGGGACTCCGGCGCCCGCCACGTCTTCGCCGAGTCCGCCGAACGCGCCGCGATCGTCGAGGCCGCCGTCGCGCAGCTCGGCGAGGACGTCGAGATCTACTGTTTCGACGAGGCGCACAGCGTCGCGGGAGGCGCCGCGGCCGGCGAGGCCACGGGCGGCGTCGTCTCCGTCGGCCTGACAGCGGGCAGCGACCTCGCGCTGCTGCTCGCGGCCGGCGCGCGCTCGGCCGTCAGCGACACGGAGCTGGAGGCGGCCCGGACCTCCGCCGGGTACGACGACGTCGCGACCCTGGTCTACACGTCCGGCACGACGGGCCGCGCCAAGGGCTGCCGCATGACCCACGGCAACTTCGCGGGCGTCGCCGTGAATCTCGTCCCCCACATGCGCGAGGTCGTGCACGAGGGCTCGCGCACCCTGATGTTCCTGCCGCTCGCCCACGTGCTGGCCCGTGCCGTGCAGCAGTGCTGCGTGCACTCCGGCACGACCGTCGCCCACGGCCCGGACGTCTCCGAGCTCATGGGCGACATGGCGAGCTTCCGGCCGACGTTCCTGCTCGCGGTGCCCCGTATCTTCGAGAAGATCCGTTCCGGCGCCCTCGCCAAGGCCGAGGCCGCCGGCAAGGGTCGGATCTTCGCCCGGGCCGAGCAGGTCGCGATTGCGGTCTCGAAGCACCGCGACGCCGCGGCCCGCGGCACCGGCGCAAAGCTGCCGCTCGCCGTGCGCGCTCAGCACGCCCTGTTCGATAGGATCCTCTACCCGAAGCTGCGCGCCGTGCTTGGCGGGCGGGCCCGCTACGCGATCTCCGGGGCCGGCGCTCTGAATGACGACCTCGCACATTTCTTCCGCGGGGCGGGCATCCAGCTGCTCGAGGGCTACGGCCTGACCGAATCCACCGCGCCGGCGACCGTGAACCAGGTCGGCTCCGCGCGAGTCGGCAGCGTGGGCATCCCGATCCCGGGCACGACGGTGCGGATCGCCGAGGATTCCGAGGTGCTGCTGCGCGGCGTCGGCATTTTCGCCGGATACCAGGACAACGACGAGGCGACTGCGGCCGCGTTCACCGAGGACGGGTACTTCGCGACCGGGGACCTGGGCGAGCTGGACGCGGACGGGTTCCTCTCGATCACGGGCCGGAAGAAGGAGTTGATCGTCACCGCGGGCGGCAAGAACGTCTCCCCGGGGCCGCTCGAGGAGCTGATCCGCGCGTCCCGCCTCGTCGAGACGGCGGTCGTCGTCGGCGATCAGCGCCCGTTCATCGGCGCCCTGATCAGCCTCGACCGGCAGGAGCTGCCGAAGTGGGCCGCGGCCCGCGGCATCGACCTCGGTTCCGCCGCGGAGAATCCCGAGGTCCTCTCCGAGATCCAGTCGGCGGTCGACGCCGCGAACAAGACGGTCTCGCACGCCGAGGGCGTCAAGAAGTTCACGATCGTGGAGCACGAGTTCACCGAGGAGTCCGGCCACCTGACGCCGTCGATGAAGCTCAAGCGCACCGCCGTGATCGAGACCTGCGCCGAGGCGATCGAGGACCTCTACCGCCGCTGA
- the rsmA gene encoding 16S rRNA (adenine(1518)-N(6)/adenine(1519)-N(6))-dimethyltransferase RsmA codes for MTSDAAQPASSAPAPLLGATEIRRLADELDVRPTKTLGQNFVIDGNTIRRIVAAADISPDEIVLEVGPGLGSLTLGLLDAAARVVAVEIDPKLAARLPRTIEEFRPEKAASLDVVLSDAMRVRELPHAPTALVANLPYNVAVPVVLHLFEHFPSLRHGLVMVQDEVADRLAAKPGSKIYGVPSVKSTWYADMRKAGVVGKNVFWPAPKINSGLVGFSRHEPPVTPASREQVFAAIDAAFAQRRKTLRAALAGWAGSAAAAETALRAAGVDPQARGEKLSVEEFAAIAAHHPDLAGDAASGPGA; via the coding sequence GTGACTTCTGATGCAGCCCAGCCCGCCTCCAGTGCGCCGGCCCCGCTTCTCGGCGCGACCGAGATCCGCCGCCTGGCAGACGAACTCGACGTACGACCGACGAAGACTCTCGGCCAGAACTTCGTGATCGACGGGAACACCATCCGCCGCATCGTCGCCGCCGCCGACATCTCGCCTGACGAGATCGTGCTCGAGGTCGGCCCCGGCCTCGGTTCCCTGACGCTCGGGCTGCTCGACGCCGCCGCGCGCGTCGTCGCCGTCGAAATCGACCCCAAGTTGGCAGCGCGGCTGCCCCGGACCATCGAGGAGTTCCGCCCGGAGAAGGCGGCGTCCCTCGACGTCGTGCTCTCCGACGCGATGCGCGTCAGAGAGCTGCCGCACGCGCCGACCGCCCTGGTCGCGAACCTGCCCTACAACGTGGCGGTGCCCGTGGTGCTGCACCTGTTCGAGCACTTCCCGTCGCTGCGGCACGGTCTCGTCATGGTGCAGGACGAAGTCGCCGACCGGCTCGCCGCGAAGCCGGGCTCGAAGATCTACGGCGTGCCGAGCGTGAAGTCCACCTGGTACGCCGACATGCGCAAGGCCGGCGTCGTCGGCAAGAACGTCTTCTGGCCGGCGCCGAAGATTAACTCCGGCCTCGTCGGGTTCTCCCGCCACGAACCACCCGTGACGCCGGCCAGCCGCGAGCAGGTCTTCGCGGCCATCGACGCGGCCTTCGCCCAACGCCGCAAGACCCTGCGCGCCGCGTTGGCCGGCTGGGCCGGCAGCGCCGCGGCCGCCGAGACCGCGCTGCGCGCCGCTGGGGTGGACCCGCAGGCCCGCGGCGAGAAGCTCAGCGTCGAGGAGTTCGCCGCCATCGCTGCCCACCACCCGGACCTCGCCGGCGACGCCGCGTCGGGACCGGGCGCATGA
- a CDS encoding TlpA family protein disulfide reductase, with protein MSTFALVIAPLALALVFTVAGVAKVTTESQEKVTGARLEGPGVPALVNNAWVRRLHPWGEILVAVGLLAPWPMGLVAAVAALALCLFYTWLVAAVLRAGEPQECACFGRFGRGPATRWDLVRNVGLVALGAGAVVFAATGRSVPSDLLAFGAGDWWWFAAVVVAAAVPFAWRLAAGRPGSARGGNDGAIGVGTPAEVQETAPAPVRHLLSERPAPASLDEAQPEDLTGVPLPKVMVRPAGSEALRGLRQALEGRATLLILMRPSCRACDEVLAELDDWRAAFGDRVAVRLLVSREPERFATEHPEVADLVLEDESLAIQQLLGVRYTPSALLVAPDGSIAAGPTTGAEYISALAGVVADSVPS; from the coding sequence ATGTCGACGTTCGCACTAGTCATCGCTCCACTTGCCCTGGCCCTCGTTTTCACTGTCGCGGGCGTGGCGAAGGTCACGACGGAATCTCAAGAAAAGGTAACGGGCGCTAGGTTAGAGGGCCCTGGAGTGCCTGCGCTCGTCAACAACGCGTGGGTGCGCCGGCTGCACCCGTGGGGCGAAATCCTCGTGGCCGTCGGGCTCCTTGCGCCGTGGCCGATGGGACTCGTCGCCGCCGTGGCCGCACTCGCGCTCTGCCTCTTCTACACGTGGCTCGTCGCGGCGGTGCTCCGCGCCGGCGAACCGCAGGAGTGCGCGTGCTTCGGCCGGTTCGGCCGCGGGCCGGCCACTCGTTGGGACCTGGTCCGGAACGTCGGGCTCGTCGCCCTGGGTGCCGGCGCCGTGGTCTTCGCGGCCACCGGCCGCTCGGTGCCCTCCGACCTGCTGGCCTTTGGCGCGGGTGACTGGTGGTGGTTCGCCGCCGTCGTCGTGGCCGCGGCGGTGCCGTTCGCGTGGCGGCTGGCCGCAGGGCGCCCGGGGTCCGCACGCGGCGGAAACGACGGCGCAATCGGCGTGGGCACCCCGGCCGAGGTGCAGGAAACGGCTCCCGCCCCCGTGCGACACCTGCTCAGCGAACGCCCGGCGCCGGCATCGTTGGACGAGGCGCAGCCCGAGGACCTGACCGGAGTGCCCCTGCCGAAGGTCATGGTCCGCCCCGCCGGGTCCGAGGCGCTGCGCGGCCTGCGCCAGGCGCTCGAGGGGCGGGCGACCCTGCTGATCCTCATGCGCCCGTCCTGCCGCGCGTGCGACGAGGTCCTCGCCGAGCTCGACGACTGGCGCGCGGCGTTCGGCGACCGGGTGGCTGTGCGCCTCCTCGTCTCCCGTGAACCGGAACGGTTCGCCACCGAGCACCCCGAGGTCGCCGACCTGGTCCTCGAGGACGAGAGCCTGGCCATCCAGCAGCTGCTCGGCGTCCGTTACACACCGTCGGCCCTGCTCGTGGCCCCCGACGGTTCCATCGCGGCGGGTCCGACCACGGGCGCCGAGTACATCTCGGCACTGGCCGGGGTCGTCGCCGACTCCGTGCCGTCCTAG
- a CDS encoding NAD-dependent succinate-semialdehyde dehydrogenase: MTITPEREAELLASVPTGLLIDGEWRDASDGGTFDVHDPATGKVLATLASATSEDALAALDAADAAQGQWALTPARERSNILRRAFDLINERAEDFALLMTLEMGKPLAEARGEVTYGNEFLRWFSEEAVRDYGRYLTTPEGKNKILVQNKPVGPCLLITPWNFPLAMATRKVGPAIAAGCTMVLKPAKLTPLTSQLFAATLLEAGLPAGVLNVVSGKSASSISGPVMADPRLRKVSFTGSTPVGKRLLKDAADNVLRTSMELGGNAPFLVFDDADLDKAVEGAMAAKMRNMGEACTAANRFLVQDTVAEEFTRKFAEAMSSLTPGRGTEEASTVGPLIDSGARDDVHALVSDAVAAGAVAVTGGEPLAGDGYFYAPTVLGGVPNDAEILREEIFGPVAPVTTFSTEEEAIALANASEYGLASYLFTSDYARMFRVAEQIEFGMVGFNAGVISNAAAPFGGVKQSGLGREGGSEGIAEYSTVQYIGIADPYAK; this comes from the coding sequence ATGACGATTACGCCCGAACGCGAAGCCGAGCTGCTCGCTTCCGTCCCGACCGGCCTGCTGATCGACGGCGAGTGGCGCGACGCCTCTGACGGCGGCACCTTCGACGTGCACGACCCGGCCACCGGGAAGGTGCTCGCGACCCTGGCCTCGGCGACGAGCGAGGACGCCCTCGCGGCCCTCGACGCGGCCGACGCCGCCCAGGGGCAGTGGGCGCTGACGCCGGCCCGTGAGCGCTCCAACATCCTGCGCCGTGCCTTCGACCTCATCAATGAGCGCGCCGAGGACTTCGCGCTGCTCATGACGCTGGAAATGGGCAAGCCGCTGGCCGAGGCCCGCGGTGAGGTGACGTACGGCAACGAGTTCCTGCGCTGGTTCTCCGAGGAGGCCGTGCGGGACTACGGGCGCTACCTGACCACGCCCGAGGGCAAGAACAAGATCCTCGTGCAGAACAAGCCGGTCGGACCGTGCCTGCTCATCACCCCTTGGAACTTCCCGCTCGCGATGGCCACGCGCAAGGTGGGCCCCGCGATCGCTGCCGGTTGCACCATGGTGCTCAAGCCCGCCAAGCTGACCCCGCTGACGAGCCAGCTGTTCGCGGCGACGCTGCTCGAGGCGGGCCTACCGGCGGGCGTGCTCAACGTCGTCTCGGGCAAGAGCGCCTCCTCGATCTCCGGTCCCGTCATGGCCGACCCGCGACTGCGCAAAGTCTCCTTCACCGGGTCGACGCCGGTCGGCAAGCGCCTGCTCAAGGACGCCGCCGACAACGTGCTGCGCACCTCGATGGAGCTCGGCGGCAACGCCCCGTTCCTCGTGTTCGACGACGCGGACCTGGACAAGGCCGTCGAGGGCGCCATGGCCGCCAAGATGCGCAACATGGGTGAGGCGTGCACCGCAGCGAACCGGTTCCTGGTCCAGGACACCGTCGCTGAGGAATTCACCCGCAAGTTCGCCGAGGCCATGTCCAGCCTGACGCCGGGCCGCGGCACCGAGGAGGCCTCCACGGTGGGCCCGCTCATCGACTCCGGCGCGCGCGACGACGTGCACGCACTGGTCTCCGACGCCGTCGCGGCCGGGGCCGTGGCGGTGACCGGCGGTGAGCCGCTGGCCGGCGACGGCTACTTCTACGCCCCCACTGTGCTCGGCGGCGTGCCCAACGACGCGGAGATCCTGCGCGAGGAGATCTTCGGCCCGGTCGCCCCCGTGACGACCTTCTCCACCGAGGAGGAGGCGATCGCGCTGGCGAACGCGAGCGAGTACGGCCTGGCGTCGTACCTGTTCACCTCCGACTACGCGCGCATGTTCCGCGTCGCTGAGCAGATCGAGTTCGGCATGGTCGGCTTCAACGCGGGCGTCATCTCCAACGCGGCGGCTCCCTTCGGCGGCGTCAAGCAGTCGGGCCTAGGCCGCGAGGGCGGCTCCGAGGGTATCGCCGAGTACAGCACCGTGCAGTACATCGGCATCGCCGACCCGTACGCGAAGTAG